One part of the Eucalyptus grandis isolate ANBG69807.140 chromosome 10, ASM1654582v1, whole genome shotgun sequence genome encodes these proteins:
- the LOC104423433 gene encoding G-type lectin S-receptor-like serine/threonine-protein kinase At4g27290, which translates to MADPPIFSFFCTSIIVLSLLHLSSAADTLTSVQSIREGETLASPGRKFELGFFPAGSSKNSFLGIWLVASPETIVWVANRNSPLIDSNGTLEISNEGELALLNRSKSIIWSTNSTKVLRNPVAQLLDSGNLVLRERDSSDSDYSWQSFDYPSDTILVGMIWGWNFRTGLEHYLTSWRSLDDPSPGDYVGKYKIDGLPRLEIVLNGSIKVYRSAPWDGVNLNDMLKVSTPVARSIFVHNGTGAYLAVETQMDNITIKMTLGPDGVGQALFLKSGSTKWEVVLSLPYDTCDKYGYCGANGMCRVNQSPRCLCLQGFMPKSQAEWDMFNTTGGCTRKVPLNCSRGEGFMKLSQVKLPDLTDFQLFKNMSLKECEVECLKNCSCMAYANSYVRGPGCLLWFGNLIDIKEIDIVGYDRYLFLRLPASELDSFRNSSKKLVTVTVVSAISGLLIVGTALSIIWKRGMKSRGLPSGMDNIDLPLYDFATVSVATNHFCQTNKLGEGGFGSVYKGTLSTGQEVAVKRLSKYSRQGPDEFMNEVLLIARLQHRNLVELVGCCIEREERMLIYEYMPNKSLDYFLFDHDQTSSLAWKRRFDIILGIARGLLYIHQDSKLQVIHRDLKTSNILLDVDMNPKISDFGLARIFQGDDAEAETRRIVGTYGYMSPEYAFDGKFSVKSDIFSFGVLLLEIVSSKRNRGFHHPDHHHNLLGHAWLLWSERRATELIDESVCAFFVESQAERCIQVGLLCVQKFPEDRPTMSSVVFMLANEGATLPLPKEPGFFTERSSGSSDAYIAKDESNTVNLVTVTLPEGR; encoded by the exons ATGGCAGATCCTCCTATCTTCAGCTTCTTCTGCACTTCCATCATCGTTCTGTCATTGCTGCACCTATCAAGTGCCGCAGACACCCTGACTTCAGTTCAATCTattagagagggagagacattAGCTTCCCCAGGCCGAAAGTTTGAGCTTGGTTTCTTCCCTGCCGGAAGCTCAAAAAACAGTTTCCTGGGGATATGGTTGGTGGCGAGTCCAGAAACGATTGTTTGGGTTGCTAACAGAAACAGTCCACTCATCGATTCAAATGGTACTCTGGAAATAAGCAATGAAGGTGAACTTGCTCTTCTGAACCGATCAAAGAGCATCATTTGGTCAACGAATTCAACCAAGGTTCTCCGAAACCCAGTAGCACAGCTCCTTGATTCTGGTAACCTTGTTCTTAGGGAACGCGACAGTTCAGATTCTGACTACTCATGGCAAAGTTTTGATTACCCATCAGACACAATTTTGGTCGGTATGATATGGGGATGGAACTTTAGGACCGGTTTAGAACATTATCTGACTTCCTGGAGAAGCTTAGACGATCCTTCCCCTGGAGACTATGTAGGTAAATACAAAATCGATGGTTTACCTCGGCTTGAAATAGTCCTCAATGGTTCCATCAAAGTTTATCGATCTGCACCATGGGATGGAGTTAACCTCAACGATATGTTGAAGGTGTCGACTCCTGTAGCTAGATCAATCTTTGTTCACAACGGAACAGGTGCTTATCTTGCAGTTGAAACTCAAATGGACAATATCACTATCAAAATGACATTAGGCCCCGATGGTGTTGGACAGGCGCTTTTTCTGAAGAGTGGAAGCACGAAGTGGGAAGTGGTATTATCGCTCCCTTACGacacttgtgacaaatatgGATATTGTGGCGCTAATGGCATGTGCCGAGTTAACCAAAGCCCAAGATGCCTCTGTTTGCAGGGTTTTATGCCCAAGTCGCAAGCGGAGTGGGACATGTTCAATACAACAGGAGGGTGCACGAGGAAAGTCCCATTGAATTGTTCTCGTGGAGAAGGTTTTATGAAACTTTCGCAGGTTAAATTACCTGACCTGACAGATTTCCAGCTATTCAAGAATATGAGCCTTAAGGAGTGTGAGGTTGAGTGTCTAAAGAATTGTTCCTGCATGGCTTATGCTAATTCATATGTTAGAGGACCAGGCTGCTTGCTGTGGTTTGGCAATCTCATTGATATTAAGGAAATTGACATTGTTGGTTATGACCGATATCTTTTCCTACGGCTACCTGCTTCTGAATTAG ATTCATTCCGCAATTCATCCAAGAAATTGGTGACTGTCACTGTGGTTTCAGCCATTTCGGGATTGCTTATTGTGGGCACGGCATTGAGCATAATCTGGAAAAGAGGAATGAAAAGCCGAG GCTTGCCAAGTGGGATGGACAACATTGACTTGCCATTATACGATTTTGCTACTGTTTCTGTTGCTACCAACCATTTTTGTCAAACAAACAAGCTAGGAGAAGGCGGCTTTGGTTCGGTCTACAAG GGAACTCTTTCCACGGGACAAGAAGTAGCAGTAAAAAGGCTATCAAAATATTCGAGACAAGGTCCTGATGAGTTTATGAACGAAGTCCTTCTAATCGCTAGACTTCAGCACCGGAATCTCGTTGAACTCGTTGGCTGCTGCATTGAGCgagaagaaagaatgttaatttaTGAGTACATGCCAAACAAAAGCTTGGATTACTTCCTCTTTG ATCATGACCAAACCTCCTCTTTGGCATGGAAGAGGCGATTTGACATTATTTTAGGAATTGCCCGAGGACTTCTCTATATCCACCAAGATTCAAAACTACAAGTGATCCACAGAGACCTGAAAACAAGTAATATTTTGTTAGATGTTGACATGAATCCAAAGATTTCAGATTTCGGCCTGGCAAGGATCTTTCAAGGAGATGACGCAGAGGCAGAGACGAGAAGAATAGTTGGTACATA TGGTTACATGTCCCCGGAGTATGCCTTCGATGGAAAATTCTCTGTAAAATCAGACATTTTTAGCTTTGGCGTGCTTTTGTTAGAGATAGTAAGTAGCAAAAGGAACAGAGGATTCCACCATCCTGATCATCATCACAACCTTCTTGGGCAC gcGTGGCTGTTATGGAGTGAAAGGAGGGCCACGGAACTTATTGATGAATCTGTATGCGCCTTTTTTGTTGAGTCTCAAGCGGAGAGATGCATTCAGGTGGGCTTGTTATGCGTCCAAAAGTTTCCTGAAGATAGGCCAACAATGTCTAGTGTTGTCTTCATGTTGGCAAACGAAGGAGCAACCTTGCCACTGCCGAAAGAGCCTGGTTTCTTCACCGAAAGAAGTTCAGGCAGTTCAGATGCATATATAGCTAAGGATGAATCCAACACGGTCAATCTTGTTACGGTCACATTGCCTGAAGGCCGATAG